In Saccharothrix syringae, the following are encoded in one genomic region:
- a CDS encoding response regulator, translated as MSISVLLVDDHEIVRRGLQQLLAVEPDIEVVGEAESAAAAVTAAVTHRPDVAVIDVRLPDGDGVTVCREIRSTVQPPPACLMLTSYSDDEALFGAIMAGAAGYMLKQVSGNDLVSAIRTLAAGGSLLHSGVTATVLQRLRGGPVEDPRYAALSPQERRILDLIAEGLTNRQIANRLYLAEKTVKNYVSSLLHKLGFDRRTEAGVYAARRRQNGGSAF; from the coding sequence ATGTCCATCTCGGTGCTGCTCGTGGACGACCACGAGATAGTCCGGCGCGGCCTGCAGCAGCTGCTCGCCGTGGAACCCGACATCGAGGTCGTCGGCGAGGCGGAGAGCGCGGCCGCGGCCGTGACCGCCGCCGTGACCCACCGCCCCGACGTGGCGGTGATCGACGTGCGGCTGCCCGACGGCGACGGGGTCACCGTGTGCCGCGAGATCCGGTCGACGGTCCAGCCGCCGCCCGCGTGCCTGATGCTCACCTCGTACTCCGACGACGAGGCGCTGTTCGGCGCGATCATGGCGGGCGCCGCCGGGTACATGCTCAAGCAGGTCTCGGGCAACGACCTGGTCTCCGCGATCCGCACGCTGGCGGCGGGCGGGTCGCTGCTGCACTCGGGCGTGACCGCGACGGTGCTCCAGCGGCTGCGCGGCGGACCGGTCGAGGACCCGCGCTACGCGGCGCTGAGCCCGCAGGAGCGGCGGATCCTCGACCTGATCGCCGAGGGCCTGACCAACCGGCAGATCGCGAACCGGCTGTACCTGGCCGAGAAGACGGTCAAGAACTACGTGTCGTCACTGCTGCACAAGCTGGGCTTCGACCGGCGCACCGAGGCCGGTGTGTACGCGGCGCGCAGGCGGCAGAACGGCGGCTCGGCGTTCTGA
- a CDS encoding alpha/beta hydrolase, which produces MRRRLSTALAAVLLAAGLPALAQAAPGRQSDRQPNPHFDQVLSWAPCTDLDGLECATYTAPMDWRTPADGRAITIAISRLRPASGQAKGVVLTNPGGPGGPGRALPLAFAHRAKLVDNMEVIGIDVRGTGASDNLTCGGFNFLSLTDPRDRSRANTRLIYDSAELQATACQARSGEFGKVVNTEQTVRDLDLLRHLLGREKVSWIGYSGGTWMGAYYATYFPDRVDKFVLDSNTDFTSTFQDVFDNFGYGFERRFRVDFLPWVARYDELYHLGTTAEQVRQVYETTRAKLATDPLLLPDGTPIDAVALDLTLVQVQYSKTAFPDGAQFLAAVAQATAAGARTVADVGLARYPLVDSILGTRYAITCNDTKFRHNRTTLALEAERLGRQYPLMGYYQLLAPCAFWDRPALELKRPTGRGVPPVLMVQSVRDPATPLEGAQRAQRRFEGARLLTVTDEGDHGIYAFGNACVDDVVEAFIVDGAVPPAQSTCPGVPLPDPTAPTAAAQRPTSFVWPL; this is translated from the coding sequence ATGCGAAGAAGACTGTCCACCGCACTGGCCGCGGTCCTGCTCGCCGCCGGGCTGCCCGCCCTGGCCCAGGCCGCACCGGGCCGGCAGTCGGACCGGCAGCCGAACCCGCACTTCGACCAGGTGCTGAGCTGGGCGCCGTGCACCGACCTCGACGGCCTGGAGTGCGCCACCTACACCGCGCCGATGGACTGGCGCACCCCGGCCGACGGCCGGGCCATCACCATCGCGATCAGCCGGCTCAGGCCGGCGAGCGGCCAGGCCAAGGGCGTCGTGCTGACCAACCCCGGCGGCCCCGGCGGTCCGGGCCGCGCGCTGCCGCTGGCGTTCGCGCACCGCGCCAAGCTCGTGGACAACATGGAGGTCATCGGCATCGACGTGCGCGGCACGGGCGCGAGCGACAACCTCACGTGCGGCGGCTTCAACTTCCTGTCGCTGACCGACCCGCGCGACCGGAGCCGGGCCAACACCAGGCTGATCTACGACTCCGCCGAGCTCCAGGCCACCGCCTGCCAGGCCCGCTCGGGCGAGTTCGGCAAGGTGGTCAACACCGAGCAGACCGTCCGCGACCTGGACCTGCTGCGGCACCTGCTGGGCCGCGAGAAGGTGAGCTGGATCGGCTACTCCGGCGGCACCTGGATGGGCGCCTACTACGCGACCTACTTCCCGGACCGCGTGGACAAGTTCGTGCTCGACTCGAACACCGACTTCACCAGCACGTTCCAGGACGTCTTCGACAACTTCGGCTACGGCTTCGAGCGCCGGTTCCGGGTCGACTTCCTGCCGTGGGTCGCCCGGTACGACGAGCTGTACCACCTGGGCACGACCGCCGAGCAGGTGCGGCAGGTGTACGAGACGACGCGGGCGAAGCTGGCCACCGACCCGCTGCTCCTGCCGGACGGCACCCCGATCGACGCGGTGGCGCTGGACCTCACCCTGGTGCAGGTGCAGTACTCCAAGACGGCGTTCCCCGACGGCGCGCAGTTCCTGGCGGCGGTGGCGCAGGCCACCGCCGCGGGCGCGCGCACCGTCGCCGACGTCGGCCTGGCGCGGTACCCGCTCGTCGACTCGATCCTCGGCACCCGGTACGCCATCACCTGCAACGACACGAAGTTCCGCCACAACCGCACCACGCTGGCGCTGGAGGCGGAACGCCTGGGCCGGCAGTACCCGCTGATGGGCTACTACCAGCTGCTGGCGCCGTGCGCGTTCTGGGACCGGCCGGCGCTGGAGCTGAAGCGGCCGACCGGCCGGGGCGTGCCGCCGGTGCTGATGGTGCAGTCGGTGCGCGACCCGGCCACGCCGCTGGAGGGCGCGCAGCGGGCGCAGCGCCGGTTCGAGGGCGCGCGGCTGCTGACCGTGACCGACGAGGGCGACCACGGCATCTACGCGTTCGGCAACGCCTGCGTGGACGACGTGGTGGAGGCGTTCATCGTCGACGGCGCGGTGCCGCCGGCGCAGTCGACCTGCCCGGGTGTGCCGCTGCCCGACCCGACCGCGCCGACCGCCGCCGCGCAGCGGCCGACGTCGTTCGTCTGGCCGCTGTGA
- a CDS encoding pyridoxamine 5'-phosphate oxidase family protein, whose protein sequence is MYDSAGLQVLSREECLRLLGASAVGRLVYTNQALPVVHPVVYVLDGESVVLRVPDGSAALVARDTIAAFQIDDVAGDLSRGWSVTGIGHVTEAEDEVLLGRFRELPLPTRNHGDHDHYLVVALEVLSGRRIP, encoded by the coding sequence ATGTACGACTCCGCCGGCCTCCAGGTCCTCTCCCGCGAGGAGTGCCTACGACTGCTCGGGGCGTCCGCCGTCGGGCGCCTCGTCTACACCAACCAGGCGTTGCCCGTCGTGCACCCCGTGGTCTACGTGCTCGACGGGGAGTCCGTGGTCCTGCGGGTGCCCGACGGCAGCGCGGCGCTGGTCGCCCGGGACACGATCGCGGCCTTCCAGATCGACGACGTGGCCGGTGACCTGTCCCGCGGCTGGTCGGTGACCGGCATCGGGCACGTCACCGAGGCCGAGGACGAGGTGCTGCTCGGCCGGTTCCGCGAGCTGCCGCTGCCCACGCGCAACCACGGCGACCACGACCACTACCTGGTCGTGGCCCTGGAGGTGCTGTCGGGTCGTCGCATTCCGTAG
- the meaB gene encoding methylmalonyl Co-A mutase-associated GTPase MeaB — protein MTGTVDVAGLVDRARAGQARAVGRLISLVEDASPRLREVAAALAPFCGNARVVGLTGAPGVGKSTTTSALVAAYRARGARVGVLAVDPSSPFSGGALLGDRVRMGAHATDPGVFIRSMATRGHLGGLSWATPQALRVLDAAGCDVVLVETVGVGQSEVEVVSLADTTAVLLAPGMGDGVQAAKAGVLEIADVFVVNKADREGADQTARDLKHMISLGRRDREGGLWRPPVVKAVASRGEGVAEVVDAIDAHHAWMVEHGELDRRRAARAAREVEAIALERVRSRFGGLRGGDALETLAKRVVAGELDPYAAADRLVEGAGA, from the coding sequence GTGACCGGCACCGTCGACGTGGCGGGGCTGGTCGACCGCGCGCGGGCCGGCCAGGCGCGCGCGGTCGGCCGGCTGATCTCCCTGGTGGAGGACGCCAGCCCGCGGCTGCGGGAGGTGGCCGCGGCGCTCGCCCCGTTCTGCGGCAACGCGCGGGTGGTCGGCCTGACCGGCGCGCCCGGCGTGGGCAAGTCGACGACCACCTCCGCCCTGGTGGCGGCCTACCGGGCGCGCGGCGCGCGGGTCGGCGTGCTGGCGGTCGACCCGTCGTCGCCGTTCTCGGGCGGCGCGCTGCTCGGCGACCGGGTGCGGATGGGCGCGCACGCCACCGACCCGGGCGTGTTCATCCGCTCCATGGCCACCCGCGGGCACCTGGGCGGCCTGTCCTGGGCCACGCCGCAGGCGCTGCGCGTGCTCGACGCGGCGGGCTGCGACGTGGTGCTGGTCGAGACGGTCGGGGTCGGGCAGTCGGAGGTGGAGGTGGTGTCGCTGGCCGACACCACCGCGGTCCTGCTCGCGCCCGGGATGGGTGACGGGGTCCAGGCGGCCAAGGCCGGGGTGCTGGAGATCGCCGACGTGTTCGTGGTCAACAAGGCCGACCGCGAGGGCGCCGACCAGACCGCGCGGGACCTCAAGCACATGATCTCGCTGGGGCGGCGGGACCGGGAGGGCGGGCTGTGGCGGCCGCCCGTGGTGAAGGCGGTCGCCTCGCGCGGTGAGGGCGTGGCCGAGGTGGTGGACGCGATCGACGCCCACCACGCCTGGATGGTCGAGCACGGCGAGCTGGACCGGCGGCGGGCCGCGCGGGCCGCGCGCGAGGTCGAGGCGATCGCGCTGGAGCGGGTGCGGTCCCGGTTCGGCGGGCTGCGCGGCGGCGACGCGCTGGAGACGCTGGCCAAGCGGGTCGTGGCCGGTGAGCTGGACCCCTACGCGGCGGCCGACCGGCTGGTGGAGGGGGCCGGGGCGTGA
- a CDS encoding GAF domain-containing protein, translating into MPGPPDDKAGRLDGLLRELTDRTAEVIFSQERLHRLLAAVVSLASDLSLPDVLRRIVESSCDLIGARYGALAVVGPNRQLLEFTHGEGHQHDGPRPGAQVPGETAFDPSGPGFLGVPVHVRGEVFGNLYLSDKEDGADFTRADHEVVLAVAAAAGIAIENARLYEQSRQREVWLRAANEVTNALLTGSPDRDALRLVAVRARLAADGQAAVLVLPDLQGELVARVLDGDLRGVDAVSECAEVFDTGRARVFDTGRAGVLDALPGHTGRGGPAVAVPLAAGERVLGVLLVARAGDRHGFDASDVALVESFARQAALILEFTRATGAARRLAVLEDRDRIARDLHDLVVQRLFGLGLGLQGLNGLVEQPLVARRLADFVTEVDQTIREIRRTIFSLHEPPAGAADLRAQLLKVVQDSTRLLGFEPGLALDGPVDSVVPDHLRPDLLATLREALANAARHAGASRVEVEVAVDRAATSLRLVVRDDGSGLPTGRTRHSGGLVNMAARARRWDGGCEVHSEEGRGVTVTWSVPLVSG; encoded by the coding sequence GTGCCCGGACCCCCGGACGACAAAGCGGGGCGGCTGGACGGCCTGCTGCGCGAGCTGACCGACCGCACCGCCGAGGTGATCTTCTCGCAGGAGCGGCTGCACCGGCTGCTCGCCGCGGTGGTGTCGCTGGCCAGCGACCTGTCGCTGCCGGACGTGCTGCGCCGCATCGTCGAGTCGTCGTGCGACCTGATCGGCGCGCGCTACGGCGCGCTGGCCGTGGTCGGCCCGAACCGGCAGCTGCTGGAGTTCACCCACGGTGAGGGCCACCAGCACGACGGGCCCCGGCCGGGGGCGCAGGTCCCGGGCGAGACCGCGTTCGACCCGTCGGGGCCCGGGTTCCTCGGCGTGCCGGTGCACGTGCGCGGCGAGGTGTTCGGCAACCTCTACCTCAGCGACAAGGAGGACGGCGCCGACTTCACCCGCGCCGACCACGAGGTCGTGCTCGCGGTGGCCGCCGCCGCGGGCATCGCCATCGAGAACGCCCGCCTCTACGAGCAGTCCCGGCAGCGCGAGGTGTGGCTGCGGGCCGCCAACGAGGTCACCAACGCGCTGCTCACCGGCAGCCCCGACCGGGACGCGCTGCGCCTGGTCGCGGTGCGGGCGCGGCTGGCCGCCGACGGCCAGGCCGCCGTGCTGGTGCTGCCGGACCTCCAGGGCGAGCTGGTGGCGCGGGTGCTCGACGGCGACCTGCGCGGGGTCGACGCGGTCAGCGAGTGCGCCGAGGTGTTCGACACCGGCCGCGCCAGGGTGTTCGACACCGGCCGCGCCGGGGTGCTCGACGCCCTGCCCGGGCACACCGGCCGGGGCGGGCCCGCGGTGGCCGTGCCGCTGGCCGCGGGCGAGCGGGTGCTGGGCGTGCTGCTGGTGGCGCGGGCGGGCGACCGGCACGGGTTCGACGCCTCGGACGTGGCGCTGGTCGAGTCGTTCGCCCGGCAGGCCGCGCTGATCCTGGAGTTCACCCGCGCCACCGGTGCCGCGCGGCGGCTGGCCGTGCTGGAGGACCGCGACCGGATCGCCCGCGACCTGCACGACCTGGTCGTGCAGCGGCTGTTCGGCCTCGGCCTGGGGCTGCAGGGCCTCAACGGGCTGGTGGAGCAGCCGCTGGTGGCGCGGCGGCTCGCCGACTTCGTCACCGAGGTCGACCAGACCATCCGGGAGATCCGGCGCACCATCTTCTCGCTGCACGAACCGCCCGCGGGCGCCGCCGACCTGCGCGCCCAGCTGCTCAAGGTGGTGCAGGACTCGACCCGGCTGCTCGGGTTCGAGCCCGGCCTGGCGCTGGACGGGCCGGTCGACTCGGTGGTGCCCGACCACCTGCGGCCGGACCTGCTGGCCACGCTGCGCGAGGCGCTGGCCAACGCCGCCCGGCACGCGGGCGCGAGCCGCGTCGAGGTGGAGGTGGCGGTGGACCGCGCGGCCACGTCGTTGCGGCTGGTCGTGCGGGACGACGGCTCCGGCCTGCCGACGGGTCGCACCCGGCACAGCGGCGGTCTGGTCAACATGGCCGCGCGGGCCAGGCGGTGGGACGGCGGGTGCGAAGTTCACTCGGAAGAGGGGCGTGGTGTAACGGTGACGTGGTCAGTGCCGTTGGTATCCGGGTAG
- a CDS encoding XRE family transcriptional regulator, with product MGTPDVETLRAMTRTFRQLDNRFGGGHARATVSQYLVGEAVPLLRAGRFRDGVRRELFGAVAEMNQLAGWMAYDVGDVDAGRKHLRQALRLCKDVGDDALAAEMLAGMSHHAAFFRSPLVAVDLARGARDSASRTGLGVLQAEAAVMEAHGLALQRDSRKAVAVLREAEALFSAAEGSSVPEWLGYFDAAYLAAKFAHCFRDLGRSDEAEGFARRSLEMSEGYERGRLFNTALLASILADQRRVEEACEVGLAALRMAVNLNSVRTVTYLADVAARLAPFAGEPVAGELFAEMRAMGIVGSAEGQDV from the coding sequence GTGGGGACGCCTGACGTGGAGACGCTGCGGGCGATGACGCGGACGTTCCGGCAGCTCGACAACCGGTTCGGTGGTGGGCACGCGCGGGCGACGGTGAGTCAGTACCTCGTTGGCGAGGCTGTGCCGTTGCTGCGGGCTGGGCGGTTCCGGGACGGGGTGCGGCGGGAGCTGTTCGGAGCTGTGGCGGAGATGAACCAGCTCGCCGGGTGGATGGCCTACGACGTGGGGGACGTCGACGCGGGGCGCAAGCACCTGCGGCAGGCGTTGCGGTTGTGCAAGGACGTGGGGGATGACGCGCTGGCTGCGGAGATGCTGGCGGGGATGAGTCATCACGCGGCGTTCTTCCGGTCGCCGTTGGTGGCGGTCGACCTGGCGCGTGGGGCTCGGGACAGTGCTTCGCGGACCGGGCTGGGGGTGTTGCAGGCCGAAGCCGCGGTGATGGAGGCGCACGGGCTGGCGTTGCAGCGCGACTCTCGGAAGGCCGTGGCGGTGTTGCGGGAGGCTGAGGCGTTGTTCTCGGCGGCTGAGGGCTCGTCGGTGCCGGAGTGGTTGGGCTACTTCGACGCGGCGTACCTGGCGGCGAAGTTCGCGCACTGCTTCCGGGATCTCGGGCGTTCGGATGAGGCGGAGGGGTTCGCTCGGCGGTCGTTGGAGATGAGCGAGGGGTACGAGCGGGGGCGGTTGTTCAACACGGCGTTGCTCGCCTCGATCCTGGCCGACCAGCGGCGGGTGGAGGAGGCGTGCGAGGTCGGACTGGCCGCGCTGCGGATGGCGGTCAACCTGAACTCGGTGCGGACGGTGACGTACCTGGCGGACGTGGCCGCTCGGCTGGCGCCCTTCGCGGGTGAGCCGGTGGCGGGGGAGCTGTTCGCGGAGATGCGGGCTATGGGGATCGTCGGGTCAGCGGAAGGCCAGGACGTGTAG